One window from the genome of Amycolatopsis sp. NBC_01480 encodes:
- a CDS encoding xanthine dehydrogenase family protein molybdopterin-binding subunit, with product MLPDDAKDRGTAVPIGRRRFLTYLLAAPTLTVGVRIASDSLAPATADAAIPSPPDLLGEVIDVQDIISVIGAPTVGLLFVIKVNEDGTVTVPLPRAEVGQGVTTSISMLIADQMDLPLSMIHMPLADARPELLMGQLTGGSSSITSLYKPARAAAAAARARLVATAAQKWDLPAQQLTVHEGVIHAPDGRTVTYGSLATAAASASLSSLTAEPKPESQSTLIGSRVPRVDAREIVTGKRVYTHDLNVAGAKPCVVRRPPTIKGTVRAVNNADAVKGMPGVVDVAVVPSGVAVLAETFALAVDAVNALDVSWGPGPVDHESDDTIRQKLRDAIGLLGNLPVSLPLLGQTLEMEFDFAFLTHAPLETNAAVADVRADSAEIWSALQLPTSAQLAISAELGLPQSKVTVHVMPSGGSFGRRLFFDAAMEAAQISRAMKRPVKLIWHRTDDIRHGRVHPAKHHKVRVAYALGNVLSYEHWNAALDTSLQHGFGEALTMAITNLPIAGNAAVGQVFFDAMVHCPYNFGVVLQRLHEVPTPIDTGSWRSVYSLNVRGVEEIVVDELARRFKKDAIAFRKEFLKDDRQRAVLDRIATEGAWGKPMPAGFAQGMAFHAEMKGVMACLVEIDARDPKSPRVTKAVMVIDVGRPINVSGIEAQAMGGLIDGISVALRGGLHLRDGNFLEGSYHNFHYARQKDSATDVRVIVLPANGEPGGMGEFAVPVCFAAVVNAYRRATGIMPKSFPINANVDFEPYPPGLLPPPPMRPLPPKH from the coding sequence ATGCTGCCCGACGATGCGAAGGACCGGGGGACGGCAGTGCCAATCGGGCGCCGCCGGTTCCTGACTTATCTGCTTGCGGCTCCCACACTCACGGTGGGTGTGCGGATCGCCTCGGACAGCCTGGCGCCCGCGACAGCTGATGCGGCCATCCCATCGCCGCCGGATCTCCTCGGCGAGGTCATCGATGTTCAGGACATCATCAGCGTCATCGGGGCTCCGACCGTCGGTCTGTTGTTCGTGATCAAGGTGAACGAGGACGGAACGGTCACTGTTCCGTTACCTCGTGCCGAAGTCGGGCAAGGCGTGACCACCTCGATCTCGATGTTGATCGCGGATCAGATGGACCTCCCGCTGTCGATGATCCACATGCCGCTGGCGGATGCGCGGCCGGAGTTGCTGATGGGACAGTTGACGGGAGGATCATCGTCGATCACGTCACTGTACAAGCCGGCCCGGGCGGCGGCCGCGGCCGCGCGGGCTCGGCTCGTGGCGACCGCCGCACAGAAATGGGATCTGCCGGCACAGCAGCTCACCGTGCACGAAGGTGTCATCCACGCACCGGACGGCCGGACCGTCACCTACGGTTCTCTCGCCACGGCGGCCGCGTCGGCAAGCCTTTCGAGTCTGACTGCCGAACCGAAGCCGGAGTCTCAGTCGACGCTGATCGGGAGCCGGGTGCCTCGTGTCGATGCCCGGGAAATCGTCACGGGCAAGCGCGTGTACACGCACGACCTGAATGTGGCCGGCGCGAAGCCGTGTGTGGTTCGTCGCCCTCCGACGATCAAGGGAACGGTCCGCGCGGTCAACAACGCGGATGCCGTGAAGGGCATGCCGGGCGTTGTGGACGTGGCGGTGGTTCCGAGCGGCGTGGCGGTGCTGGCAGAGACGTTCGCTCTCGCGGTGGACGCGGTGAACGCACTCGATGTCTCCTGGGGACCCGGTCCGGTCGATCACGAGAGCGACGACACGATCAGGCAGAAGCTCCGCGACGCTATCGGCTTGCTCGGCAACTTGCCGGTGTCGCTGCCGCTGCTCGGCCAGACATTGGAGATGGAGTTCGACTTCGCATTTCTGACTCACGCTCCCCTGGAGACCAACGCGGCCGTCGCCGACGTACGCGCGGACAGCGCCGAGATCTGGTCGGCGCTGCAGCTGCCAACCAGCGCGCAGCTGGCCATCTCTGCCGAGCTGGGCCTGCCGCAGAGCAAGGTGACGGTGCACGTCATGCCGAGCGGCGGTTCGTTCGGCAGGCGGCTTTTCTTCGACGCGGCGATGGAAGCCGCCCAGATCTCCCGGGCGATGAAGCGTCCGGTCAAGCTGATCTGGCACCGCACCGATGACATCCGGCACGGCCGGGTGCACCCGGCGAAGCACCACAAGGTCCGGGTGGCCTACGCGCTTGGCAACGTGCTGTCCTACGAGCACTGGAACGCAGCCCTCGACACCTCGCTTCAGCACGGGTTCGGCGAAGCCCTCACCATGGCTATCACCAACCTTCCGATTGCCGGCAATGCCGCCGTCGGACAGGTCTTCTTCGACGCGATGGTTCACTGCCCGTATAACTTCGGCGTCGTGCTCCAGCGCCTCCACGAGGTACCGACACCGATCGACACCGGCAGCTGGCGGTCGGTGTACTCCCTCAATGTGCGTGGAGTGGAAGAGATCGTCGTCGACGAACTTGCGCGGCGCTTCAAGAAAGACGCGATCGCCTTCCGGAAGGAATTTCTGAAGGACGACCGGCAGCGAGCGGTCCTCGACAGGATTGCCACCGAGGGAGCGTGGGGAAAACCCATGCCAGCCGGCTTCGCCCAAGGGATGGCGTTCCATGCCGAAATGAAGGGCGTCATGGCGTGCTTGGTGGAGATCGACGCGCGTGACCCGAAGAGCCCTCGTGTCACCAAAGCGGTGATGGTGATCGACGTCGGCAGGCCCATCAACGTGAGTGGTATCGAGGCGCAGGCGATGGGCGGGCTCATCGACGGTATCTCAGTCGCGCTTCGCGGCGGCCTGCACCTCCGGGACGGGAACTTTCTCGAAGGTAGCTACCACAATTTCCACTACGCACGGCAGAAGGATTCTGCCACGGACGTGCGAGTCATCGTCCTCCCGGCGAACGGAGAGCCAGGCGGAATGGGTGAGTTCGCAGTTCCGGTCTGCTTTGCGGCCGTGGTCAACGCGTATCGGCGAGCGACCGGGATCATGCCGAAGAGCTT
- a CDS encoding AMP-binding protein encodes MVDARALETSYWLAEPGDVRDVTVCDTLRHAAATVPDRLALVDCVEDAGARREWTYAEFVADAGRVARALLAKFEPGDRIAIWAPNSAVWIVLQQGIAMAGMVLVALNPAYRAREMRFVLKQSAAAGIFCPASYRGFDMLGMVEQIHGEIPSLRKIITFEQWEDFLAEGDTDAALPVISPDDVIQIQYTSGTTGFPKGAMLHHKGLVNEARHVAERAGMGDGGVYVNAMPMYHIGGGAVTSFGAWSKRGTFVILPKFDPRLLLEAFETFRGTHALVVPTMLIAMLDHPDLRRRDLSSLQTIMSGAAAVPASLVHRTQELLNCQFSILFGQTETHGVVSQTRVTDTAEDQAETVGQPLPQLELKIADPVTGEPVALNQPGEICCRGYQNMVGYYRMDAETDTTIDAEGWLHMGDIGSMDERGFLKIRGRVKDMIIRGGLNIYPAEIEGAIGDHPAVEYAAVIGVPDPEWGEQICAVVTLSEGFERPAIEDLTTFLRSQIAPHKTPVYWKFVDEMPATPSGKIQKFILRDRVNDGSLTFDYVRVTSSVQAGLADV; translated from the coding sequence ATGGTGGACGCGCGCGCTTTGGAGACCTCGTACTGGTTGGCCGAACCGGGGGACGTGCGGGACGTGACCGTCTGCGACACCTTGCGGCACGCCGCCGCGACCGTGCCCGACCGACTGGCTCTGGTCGACTGCGTGGAGGATGCCGGCGCGCGGCGCGAGTGGACCTACGCCGAGTTCGTCGCCGATGCCGGACGCGTAGCCCGGGCGCTGCTCGCGAAGTTCGAACCGGGCGACCGGATCGCCATCTGGGCTCCGAACAGCGCGGTGTGGATCGTCCTGCAGCAAGGCATCGCCATGGCCGGGATGGTCCTCGTCGCCCTCAACCCCGCATACCGCGCAAGGGAAATGCGCTTCGTGCTCAAGCAGTCGGCCGCGGCCGGGATTTTCTGCCCGGCGAGCTACCGTGGTTTCGACATGCTCGGCATGGTCGAGCAGATCCACGGGGAGATCCCGAGCCTCCGGAAGATCATCACCTTCGAGCAGTGGGAAGACTTCCTGGCCGAAGGCGACACGGACGCGGCCCTTCCGGTCATCAGCCCGGACGATGTGATCCAGATCCAGTACACCTCCGGCACGACCGGCTTTCCCAAGGGCGCGATGTTGCACCACAAAGGACTGGTGAACGAGGCACGCCACGTGGCCGAACGTGCCGGGATGGGCGACGGCGGCGTCTACGTGAACGCGATGCCGATGTACCACATCGGCGGGGGCGCGGTCACGTCGTTCGGCGCGTGGTCGAAACGCGGGACGTTCGTGATCCTGCCCAAGTTCGACCCGAGGCTGCTGCTGGAAGCATTCGAGACCTTCCGGGGCACACACGCTCTCGTCGTCCCCACCATGTTGATCGCCATGCTCGACCACCCCGACTTGAGACGCCGGGACCTCTCAAGTCTCCAGACGATCATGAGCGGGGCGGCTGCCGTTCCGGCGTCCCTGGTGCACCGGACTCAGGAGCTGCTGAACTGCCAGTTCAGCATCCTCTTCGGACAGACAGAGACCCACGGTGTCGTCAGCCAGACCCGAGTCACCGACACCGCGGAGGACCAAGCCGAGACTGTGGGGCAGCCGCTGCCGCAGCTCGAGCTGAAGATCGCCGACCCGGTGACGGGGGAACCCGTGGCGCTGAACCAGCCGGGAGAGATCTGCTGCCGCGGCTACCAGAACATGGTGGGGTACTACCGCATGGACGCCGAAACGGACACGACGATCGATGCCGAGGGCTGGCTCCACATGGGCGACATCGGATCGATGGACGAGCGCGGCTTCCTCAAGATCCGCGGCCGGGTGAAGGACATGATCATCCGCGGCGGCCTGAACATCTACCCGGCTGAGATCGAGGGGGCGATCGGCGACCACCCGGCGGTCGAGTACGCCGCGGTGATCGGGGTCCCCGATCCCGAGTGGGGAGAACAGATCTGCGCCGTGGTCACCCTGAGCGAAGGATTCGAGCGCCCGGCGATCGAGGACCTGACGACGTTCCTGCGCTCCCAGATCGCACCGCACAAGACGCCGGTCTACTGGAAATTCGTCGACGAGATGCCGGCCACGCCGAGCGGCAAGATCCAGAAGTTCATCCTGCGCGATCGCGTGAACGACGGCTCCTTGACGTTCGACTACGTCCGGGTGACCAGTTCGGTCCAAGCCGGCCTCGCCGACGTCTGA
- a CDS encoding acyl-CoA dehydrogenase family protein, translated as MDFGLTEERTAIRDTVRDLARRRLEPGYLQRAVGTEFPWDVHRQVAGLGVFGLLAGPGHNPLDREDYVVAGLVVEELAYGDFNVANAVIPVLLMSSLLARFATPEIRRRWLEPLVSGETYIAFGLTEPHSGSDAAAMRTQAVAVGDDYVLTGEKTSVTMLAHADAMIVTARTSRDGQSTGVSAFLVELGQRGVSKSDIPDTGWKPMGRGVLHLDGVRVPREALLGEEGSAFRSVLAGFDFTRPLLALTGIGCAQYCVDKTAEYVRDREAFGAPLAKFEGVSFPLAEHSTTLEAARLLCYWALWRRNEGIRHTAEAAMSKWYGPLMASRAVKDCLLLHGNYGYAQEYGMEQRLRDVMAVEIADGTAQVQKIIIARERFGSGFVPYAR; from the coding sequence ATGGACTTCGGACTCACCGAGGAGCGGACCGCCATCCGGGATACGGTCCGTGACCTGGCCCGCCGCCGGCTGGAGCCGGGCTATCTCCAGCGGGCCGTCGGCACCGAGTTCCCCTGGGACGTCCACCGGCAGGTCGCCGGCCTCGGCGTGTTCGGTCTGCTGGCGGGGCCCGGGCACAACCCGCTCGACCGCGAGGACTACGTGGTCGCCGGCCTCGTCGTCGAGGAACTGGCCTACGGCGACTTCAACGTGGCCAACGCCGTGATCCCGGTGCTGCTGATGTCGTCCCTGCTGGCTCGGTTCGCGACCCCGGAGATCAGGAGGCGCTGGCTCGAACCGCTCGTCTCCGGCGAAACGTACATCGCGTTCGGGCTCACCGAGCCGCATTCGGGCTCCGACGCGGCGGCCATGCGAACACAGGCGGTCGCCGTCGGTGACGACTACGTGCTCACGGGCGAGAAGACCTCCGTCACCATGCTCGCCCACGCGGACGCCATGATCGTCACCGCTCGGACCAGTCGCGACGGGCAATCGACCGGCGTTTCGGCCTTCCTGGTCGAGCTCGGCCAAAGAGGAGTTTCCAAGTCGGACATCCCCGACACCGGCTGGAAGCCGATGGGCCGCGGCGTCCTGCATCTCGATGGCGTCCGGGTGCCCCGGGAAGCGCTACTGGGGGAGGAAGGCTCGGCGTTCCGCAGCGTCCTCGCCGGGTTCGACTTCACCCGGCCGCTGCTCGCGCTGACGGGCATCGGTTGCGCGCAGTACTGCGTCGACAAGACCGCGGAGTACGTCCGGGACAGGGAGGCTTTCGGGGCCCCGCTGGCCAAGTTCGAAGGTGTGTCCTTCCCGCTGGCTGAGCACAGCACGACCTTGGAAGCCGCGCGGCTGCTGTGCTACTGGGCATTGTGGCGCCGCAACGAAGGGATCCGGCACACCGCCGAGGCGGCCATGTCCAAGTGGTACGGGCCGCTGATGGCCAGCCGGGCCGTGAAAGACTGCTTGCTGCTGCACGGCAATTACGGCTACGCGCAGGAATACGGGATGGAACAACGGCTGCGCGACGTGATGGCGGTCGAGATCGCCGACGGCACCGCGCAAGTCCAGAAGATCATCATCGCGCGGGAGCGGTTCGGCTCCGGCTTCGTGCCCTACGCGCGCTGA
- a CDS encoding IS3 family transposase, protein MDIRATPPRGGATLQLEVLDSKTWKTRGELANALFEWTECRYNPQRRHSKIGTHSPATFEALTQPPDATP, encoded by the coding sequence GTGGACATTCGGGCAACGCCTCCGCGCGGCGGGGCCACTCTCCAGCTCGAAGTTCTCGACTCGAAAACCTGGAAAACCCGCGGCGAACTTGCCAACGCGCTGTTCGAATGGACCGAGTGCCGGTACAACCCGCAACGGAGACACTCCAAGATCGGGACGCACAGTCCCGCCACGTTTGAGGCTCTCACCCAGCCACCAGACGCGACGCCCTGA
- a CDS encoding RiPP maturation radical SAM C-methyltransferase, with translation MSRGQVPRTCLVSMPWHSLHRPSLALGVLRAACAREGLPVPVSYHGSLAFADMMLRAGLTAGDYAELADTGFHHSLGEWIFAGALNGPDFGYAGMRELARRAGLPFDAAAAVRELADEFTDQAADAILAHEPELVGFSATFSQTVASLAVARRIKARQPGVQILVGGYSTDGPMGAALHREYPFVDYVLRGEADVTFPKLLLALAECQATGSRDGLDDVPQLCWRDDDGATRVSPSPSRLVSPASITIPDYDDWFAAIPASVAARVEPELVVESSRGCWWGAKHHCVFCGLNGTAMTYRAKPAESFVDEVLGLVRRHRILDITTIDNILPNEYYRSALPGLAGAGHDLRIHYEIKANAQLEDVAALRAAGVWDVQPGIESLVDDVLHRMRKGVRGAHNVRMLRDGASAGLNISWNWLYGFPGERMADYAAVVAQLPALVHLQPPSGAARIALQRFSPNFDDPQQGFTERRPAAGSRLVHDIDDPERLAELVYSFDTPDQGLTAEEVRPLADALAAWTAGYAGSTLIARTIGDVVVIRDRRHGWAPADHVLEHPREIAAWQALETGRAPLRVLAEQNHEQNHEWDPDEFDYWLRGLEEAGLVFTDGTLWITLATSPAVTRKTHLPLSVLAPSA, from the coding sequence ATGTCCCGCGGGCAGGTTCCGCGCACCTGCCTGGTGTCGATGCCGTGGCACTCGCTGCACCGGCCATCCCTCGCACTCGGCGTACTGCGCGCGGCGTGCGCGCGGGAGGGGCTTCCGGTCCCGGTTTCCTACCACGGCAGCCTCGCCTTCGCCGACATGATGCTGCGGGCCGGCCTGACCGCGGGCGACTACGCGGAACTGGCGGACACCGGATTCCACCATTCACTCGGCGAATGGATCTTCGCGGGCGCGCTCAACGGACCCGATTTCGGTTACGCGGGCATGCGGGAGCTGGCCCGACGCGCCGGGTTGCCGTTCGACGCCGCCGCGGCGGTTCGTGAGCTCGCGGACGAATTCACCGATCAGGCCGCCGACGCGATTCTCGCCCACGAGCCGGAACTGGTCGGCTTCAGCGCGACCTTCAGCCAGACCGTCGCCAGCCTCGCGGTGGCCCGGCGGATCAAAGCACGGCAGCCCGGCGTGCAGATCCTGGTCGGCGGCTACTCGACCGACGGGCCGATGGGCGCGGCGCTGCACCGCGAGTACCCGTTCGTCGACTACGTCCTGCGCGGCGAGGCCGACGTGACGTTCCCGAAACTGCTGCTGGCCCTCGCCGAATGCCAGGCCACCGGCAGCCGCGACGGCCTCGACGACGTGCCCCAGCTGTGCTGGCGCGACGACGACGGCGCCACCCGGGTCAGTCCGTCGCCGTCCCGGCTGGTTTCGCCGGCGTCGATCACGATCCCGGACTACGACGACTGGTTCGCTGCCATTCCCGCGTCCGTCGCGGCCCGCGTCGAACCGGAGCTGGTCGTGGAGTCCTCCCGCGGCTGCTGGTGGGGCGCGAAACACCACTGCGTCTTCTGCGGCCTCAACGGCACTGCGATGACCTACCGCGCCAAGCCCGCCGAGTCCTTTGTGGACGAAGTGCTCGGACTGGTCCGCCGGCACCGGATCCTCGATATCACCACAATCGACAACATCCTGCCGAACGAGTACTACCGGTCGGCGCTGCCCGGGCTGGCCGGCGCCGGCCACGACCTGCGCATCCACTACGAAATCAAGGCCAACGCGCAGCTCGAGGACGTGGCCGCACTGCGGGCGGCCGGGGTGTGGGACGTCCAGCCCGGCATCGAGAGCCTGGTCGACGACGTGCTGCACCGGATGCGCAAGGGCGTCCGCGGCGCGCACAACGTGCGGATGCTGCGCGACGGCGCCTCGGCCGGGCTCAACATCAGCTGGAACTGGCTGTACGGGTTTCCGGGCGAACGCATGGCGGACTACGCCGCGGTCGTGGCCCAGCTGCCCGCCCTGGTGCACCTGCAACCGCCCAGCGGCGCGGCCCGTATTGCGCTGCAACGGTTTTCGCCCAACTTCGACGACCCACAGCAGGGCTTCACCGAGCGCCGCCCGGCGGCCGGGTCGCGCCTCGTCCACGACATCGACGACCCGGAGCGGCTTGCCGAGCTTGTTTACTCCTTCGACACCCCGGACCAGGGGCTCACGGCCGAGGAGGTCAGGCCGCTGGCCGACGCGCTGGCCGCGTGGACCGCGGGTTACGCGGGGAGCACGCTGATCGCCCGCACCATCGGCGACGTCGTGGTGATCCGGGACCGGCGCCACGGCTGGGCGCCGGCCGACCACGTGCTCGAGCACCCGCGTGAAATCGCGGCCTGGCAAGCATTGGAGACCGGCCGCGCCCCGCTCCGGGTCCTCGCCGAACAGAACCACGAACAGAACCACGAATGGGACCCCGACGAGTTCGACTACTGGCTTCGCGGGCTCGAGGAGGCCGGTCTGGTCTTCACCGACGGTACTTTGTGGATCACCCTGGCCACCTCGCCTGCCGTGACACGGAAGACCCACCTGCCGTTGTCGGTTCTCGCGCCGTCCGCCTGA
- a CDS encoding DUF5825 family protein: MRTQSAPHPAWPETVELDFGRIDAGPDDALRVVAGLAGSAQRLRLPEPFSFGEEAHRDATMVRLLATAAAAFVPVDWTLRKSLPGTIPERALCHLPPPRDDGEPGRRWREAHGTGTCTYRYGPGFVLIHDTRPRGPINRVHVEAGWVDAFRTLAGTDRPPADGLAADLVDQLAAHQLALRLDDRYAVVLPYHADRRPPPGREPGP; encoded by the coding sequence ATGCGCACCCAGTCCGCTCCGCACCCGGCGTGGCCCGAAACGGTCGAGCTCGACTTCGGCCGGATCGACGCCGGTCCCGACGACGCACTGCGGGTCGTGGCCGGGCTGGCCGGGAGTGCGCAGCGGCTACGGCTGCCGGAGCCGTTCTCCTTTGGCGAGGAAGCGCATCGCGACGCGACGATGGTGCGCCTGCTCGCCACCGCCGCGGCGGCATTCGTTCCGGTGGACTGGACCTTGCGGAAGTCGTTGCCGGGCACCATTCCCGAACGCGCGCTGTGCCATTTGCCGCCACCGCGGGACGACGGGGAACCCGGCCGCCGTTGGCGCGAAGCCCACGGCACGGGCACCTGCACCTACCGGTACGGCCCGGGATTCGTCCTCATCCACGACACCCGCCCGCGCGGCCCGATCAACCGCGTCCACGTCGAAGCCGGCTGGGTCGACGCTTTCCGGACCCTGGCCGGCACGGACCGGCCGCCGGCCGACGGGCTCGCGGCGGATCTCGTCGACCAGCTGGCGGCGCACCAGCTCGCGCTGCGGCTGGACGACCGGTACGCCGTGGTCCTGCCGTATCACGCGGACCGGCGTCCGCCACCCGGCCGGGAGCCGGGCCCATGA
- a CDS encoding MFS transporter yields MTDEPTPSAGLRGHRAFRFLWTADAASQLGTAAATALVPLLAATTLGASPLQMGLLTAAETVAFLVIGLPAGAWIDRTRRRRAVLVGADLVRALLFFGLPIAGWAGVLDFGQLLVTALLVGVATVFFDAAYQAYLPVVIGLENLETGYARLQVTLSVAAAAGPGIGGVLTRLIGAASGLVLTGAGYLASAALLSRVRADVPPIPPRSREVRLRTEIAEGLRYIVHHRQLRPMAVASSVAAFFTAGIMSMEVLFFTHDLRLDAAGAGVLLALSGVGSVIGATTTGRWTRRLGAARANWLVPVLTWPPHLLLPLAQPGPIGLAMAATGIVIHAAGATTYNVIVMTRRQHLTPDALRGRVHTSMRVLIWGTMPLGALAAGVFAESAGTRVTLTVAVAGILIAIVPVVRSSREG; encoded by the coding sequence ATGACCGACGAGCCGACGCCGTCGGCCGGGCTGCGCGGGCATCGCGCGTTCCGGTTCCTGTGGACCGCGGACGCCGCGTCCCAGCTCGGCACCGCCGCCGCGACCGCGCTGGTGCCCCTGCTCGCCGCGACCACCCTCGGCGCCAGCCCGTTGCAGATGGGCCTGCTCACCGCGGCGGAGACCGTGGCGTTCCTGGTCATCGGCCTGCCCGCCGGCGCCTGGATCGACCGGACCCGCCGTCGCCGCGCGGTGCTCGTCGGCGCCGACCTCGTGCGGGCCCTGCTGTTCTTCGGGCTTCCGATCGCGGGCTGGGCCGGTGTGCTGGACTTCGGGCAGCTGCTCGTCACGGCGTTGCTCGTCGGCGTCGCGACCGTGTTCTTCGACGCCGCCTACCAGGCGTACCTGCCGGTGGTGATCGGGCTGGAGAACCTGGAAACCGGCTACGCGCGCTTGCAAGTCACCCTGTCGGTCGCCGCGGCCGCCGGACCCGGCATCGGCGGCGTGCTCACTCGCTTGATCGGTGCCGCCTCCGGCCTGGTGCTCACCGGGGCGGGCTATCTGGCTTCGGCCGCGCTCCTTTCGCGCGTCCGGGCCGACGTGCCGCCGATCCCGCCGCGGTCGCGGGAGGTGCGGCTGCGCACGGAGATCGCCGAGGGCCTGCGCTATATCGTCCACCACCGCCAGCTCCGCCCGATGGCCGTCGCGAGTTCCGTCGCCGCGTTTTTCACCGCGGGCATCATGTCGATGGAAGTCCTGTTCTTCACCCACGACCTGCGCCTGGACGCGGCGGGGGCGGGCGTGCTGCTGGCCCTTTCGGGCGTGGGCAGCGTCATCGGCGCCACGACGACCGGCCGCTGGACCCGCCGCCTCGGGGCGGCTCGCGCCAACTGGCTGGTGCCGGTGCTGACCTGGCCGCCCCACCTGCTGCTCCCGCTCGCCCAGCCCGGCCCGATCGGCCTGGCCATGGCCGCGACGGGAATCGTCATCCACGCCGCCGGGGCCACGACCTACAACGTGATCGTGATGACCCGCCGCCAGCACCTGACCCCGGACGCCCTGCGCGGCCGCGTCCACACGAGCATGCGCGTGCTGATCTGGGGAACCATGCCGCTCGGCGCGCTGGCCGCGGGCGTTTTCGCCGAGTCGGCAGGCACGCGCGTGACCCTGACGGTCGCCGTCGCCGGAATCCTCATCGCGATCGTGCCCGTCGTCCGGTCCTCGCGCGAAGGCTGA
- a CDS encoding TetR/AcrR family transcriptional regulator, protein MVGNADKRQHILDVATRLASTDGLRGLSVRSVAAEAGVGATTLRTYFPSQALLYRAVAERLVSFALSDDWIGDSSLDPGERLYTSLRQFLPNSENRQYALTVWFELITLAVGPDANTEVLELVNSGQAESVSIATRWFKQLDDDGCALRESPEVLADRFETVVDGLQLNLLLDPDEAALGRAEDTLRWFVKQALA, encoded by the coding sequence GTGGTTGGGAATGCCGACAAGCGACAGCACATCCTCGACGTGGCGACGCGCCTGGCGAGCACGGACGGGCTGCGCGGCCTGAGCGTGCGGTCCGTCGCCGCGGAGGCGGGGGTGGGGGCGACGACGCTGCGGACCTACTTTCCCTCGCAGGCATTGCTTTACCGCGCCGTCGCCGAGCGGTTGGTGTCTTTTGCGCTCAGTGATGACTGGATCGGGGATTCCTCGCTGGACCCGGGGGAGCGGCTGTACACGAGCTTGCGGCAGTTCCTCCCCAACTCCGAGAACCGGCAATACGCCCTCACAGTGTGGTTCGAGCTGATCACCCTCGCGGTCGGGCCCGATGCGAACACCGAGGTGCTCGAGCTGGTGAACTCCGGGCAGGCCGAGTCGGTCTCGATCGCGACTCGCTGGTTCAAGCAGCTGGACGACGACGGGTGCGCGTTGCGCGAGAGCCCGGAGGTGCTGGCGGACCGGTTCGAGACCGTGGTGGACGGGTTGCAGCTCAATCTCCTGCTCGACCCGGACGAAGCCGCGCTCGGGCGGGCGGAAGACACCCTTCGCTGGTTTGTGAAACAGGCCCTGGCCTGA
- a CDS encoding TetR family transcriptional regulator C-terminal domain-containing protein: MATREKIIEAALRLAAAEGLNSLSVRAVAAAAGVGATTLRHYFPTQAELHLVVATELARRPVDDLAIADDRRDPSDRLFECLAQLLPPGGRRATVESWFELHRMSAPAIAESAQRSLAERVRRWLTVLAGRGHLRPEDVDGYASSALALVNGLYLRALFQPGQADLDAAKNTIRWFAERVVDR, from the coding sequence ATGGCCACGCGGGAGAAGATCATCGAGGCCGCGCTCCGTCTGGCCGCGGCCGAAGGGCTCAATTCACTGAGCGTGCGAGCCGTCGCCGCGGCGGCGGGGGTCGGTGCGACGACGCTCCGCCACTACTTCCCCACCCAGGCCGAGCTGCATCTTGTGGTCGCCACGGAACTGGCCCGCCGCCCCGTCGACGACCTCGCGATCGCCGACGACCGGCGCGACCCGTCGGATCGGCTGTTCGAGTGCCTGGCCCAGCTCTTGCCACCGGGCGGCCGGCGGGCAACCGTCGAGAGCTGGTTCGAGCTGCACCGGATGTCGGCCCCCGCCATCGCGGAAAGCGCGCAACGGTCACTGGCCGAGCGCGTGCGCCGATGGCTCACCGTTCTCGCCGGCCGTGGCCACCTGCGCCCCGAGGACGTCGATGGTTATGCGTCGTCCGCGCTGGCTCTCGTGAACGGGCTGTACCTGCGGGCGCTTTTCCAGCCTGGGCAAGCCGATCTCGATGCCGCGAAGAACACGATCAGGTGGTTCGCCGAGCGCGTGGTCGACCGGTAG